The DNA region CTTAAGAGATACACATAACAACAGTTTTGAGCTCCTTATAGAACTAAAActccaacaaatggaagatgattcttcattccagagaagcTGATTAAGAGAGCattgaggccagattaaaggagtgCAGTCCTGAACACACTCTAATCCTTATAAAAAACTGTCCTTGAACTATCTCTACAAATACCTTACCAAATCCTTTGTCATTGGGACACACATTTTTGAGGATATCAGTCTGCTGTGTCCCCAgctggttggcaaagtgataaaACTAACCTTTTCTACTTCCTAAAAGTATGTCTCTAGGATTCAATTTAGCACTGGTACAGAGAGGctgagttcttcgcatcagttagGCAGCAAGTCAGGCCATTGGTTAGAAACAGTGCCAGGTCTTTAGTTGTGGAAAGTGTCAGAGCATTAGTAAGGGACAGACCAAGACATCACAGTCAGCATCAGGGCCTTAGTTAAAGCTTTTTAAGCCTGTTGGTTATGGATATCATCAGGGATTTAGGCACAGCATCAGGGCTTTTAGTTATAGACAGAATCTGAGTATGAGTGATGGACAGCTCAGGCAATCAGAGACAATGTCAGGGCCTTAGATAAGGACATCCTTGGAGCTTGGGGAAAGAGAGTATCCGCATCTTAATTAGAGATAGTGTCAAGACGTTGCTTAGCACAGTGTTAAGGCGTTACTTAGCGAAAGAGGTAATTAGGTTAAAAGTGTCAGGGCCTTACAAACAGTGTCAAGGACTTAGATCATAAGGGACTTGGTTAGAGACATCATcacttttgtgtatttatttcatatttaactctttcctggtggctcagatggtaaagaatctgcctgcaatgcaagagacccaggtttggtccctgggttgggaagatcccctggagaaggaaatggctatccacttcagtatttttgcctggagaattccttggacagaggagcctggcaggctacagtctatggggttgcaaagagtcagacgtgactgagtgactaacgctttcactgtCACATTCAGAATAAAGTCAAGAACCAAAAGGAGAACAAGGCTTCAGGTTGACAGGGACAATGTCTGATTCATATTTAATGCTGCATCCATAATGCCTACTACCTAGTACTAGGATAAAATAATTTAGTTTGTGAACATAAAAAGAGTAAAGTTTACTTATCCAGAACACTCATTTATGAGAAAAACTTCACTGTCCAGTGAAAGTACATAAATAGGTTGTCACTACTACACAAAATTTCTAGAATTCCTTGGcttatatgtaattttaattttcaacatAAGCCCATAATCACAATAAAGTAATCGAAATTTATGAAATGATTTTAGATTAGCATCTAAGGATTCTTAATTAAAATTCACAAACATCCAGCAAAAGTTAATGGacttagaaattataaaaagggTTTAAAAAGCCAATGACCCAAACTTTAGTGTCAATTAAGATATATCCATCAAAACGATCTCTAAAAAAAGGATGTCATCAGGATTTCTAAAGTTAATGTATGCTCTTGAGTGGGGGTGAGTGTAAAGACTAAAAGAAGAGACCACAATGAAAATAGTAAGAAATTCAAGacgtctttttttatttttcttttcctggataCAACAAACTACTTCAGATAAAACCTTTATGCCAAAGAATAACCTCTCAGTTACTGTCAACAATCTGGATGTTCTTTAgcaagaaaaccaaacaaaatattaacagatcTTTTTAAAGATTTCGGAGAGGCACTTTAGGTCGGTCTTTCTACTGCACAAAGCCAGGGTTAGAAGGCCAGTTCCTCAGAGGTAGAAAATCAAAGGTCCTGCAGTGCAGCTTGTGGGTTAGAGCTTGACTGTACAGAGCTTGACTGTATAGCTTCTTTATACAgcttgactgtatagagcttctccatcttcaaccaggggttgaacccaggcccagcagtgaaagctcagagtcctaaccacagtaCCGCCAGGGAACTCCAGGTTGGCCTCTTAATGTTGGTAAAGTCTTCTCACctgagctcagtggtaaaggtgTGCGGGCAGCAGGTGCAGCTGCTGTTCCAACCGCTCCTTGGTGATGCTGGGGTGCAGCCGCCGGACGACCACCTGGGGAGACGCCGCTGGTTTGTTTCACTAGATCCGCTTTAAGCTCCAGCTCCCCGGGAGCCCGGACACCTGTATTTATGTTCTTGGCGTATCTAGCACAAACACACATTTCGGGAAAGATTAAGGATAACATACACGGAGAACACGGCTGTCAAAAGGGTAACGAGGGCTGAACAATCTAAAAGGGATCTATGAGGTCAGAAAAGGCTGCGCACAGTGCCGTTTTTCAGGAAATCTTTTAATTAAAACCAGACAGTCGTTGGCGGTGCAGCCCCCGCTCTCATTGCGAGGTGGGGCACCCGCAGGGCGGATCCGCGGCCCTCGGCAGTATGCAAGACTATCTTGCGGCGCTGGAGGGCCCAGTGTCCTAGCCTCAACGGGAAACATCCACAGgctgaaatgatttttctttctccaaaaccAGAAAAGACGAGTCCAAGAGCGTCCTTGCCGCCCAGGCACCGCCCCCAGCCCTGGCCGCTGTCCTCGGTGCtgaagccccccccaccccgctccccctcccccgccccgcccccaactTCTCCGGACAGTCCTCTTATCGCGAGGTTTGCCGGCTCCGCCCCGGCCCCGCTCTCACTCTGCTTAGAGCGGTTCTCTTTAGCTGGCAAGGTTTGCCTGTGCTGCCTCCACAGCCGAAGGAAGAGGCCAGCGGTGCCTTGGACTTCCCCAGGGGTGCCTCTCGGGAGAACTGGCTTTTTACGGGTGACAGCTTCTCCCCCGGCTCGGACCCCAGGTAGCAACTACCACCCCGGAGCCTTTGGCTCCCTCCGGTGCGCGAAATCCACTCTCTCCGCTGAGCTGTCATCGGTTCCCGTCAGGACGAAACCTCGCGAGAACTGGACCGCTTCCACCAAGTCCCCGCCTTTCAGAGGCCCGCGCTCCCTGTCCTCGGTCTCTGACGCCTGCAGGTCCGCATCTGCCTCCCGCCTCCGCCGAGGCCAGGTTCGGGGATCGGCTGCGAGGGGCGATCTGTGGACCTGGAGTCTCGGTCAGCGGGAAATTCGGAAACACCGGGCTTGGCACTAGCGGGAGCTTTGAATTGGACTGTGTGGGGCTCTCTTTCCCACAAAGAAATATTTCAGGAAATTACACACGCGTGCTTAATAAAGTGTTTGCAGTTGTTTATTCTTTTcgatggacttccctgatagctcagttgataaagaatcttcctgcaatgcgggagacctgggttcaattcctgggttgggaagatcccctggagaagggaaggactacccactccagtattctggcctggagaattccatggactgtatagtccgtgtatagtccatggggtcacaacgtgTCGAAcacctgagcgactttcacttcacttcattcttttCGAAAGAAATCTGAACATTGCATCTCAGAGAGTAGCGATTACATTTAAGAAAAAGCAAGCGACTGACAAATAGCATAAATCAGCACATGGCTCTCTGAGAGCCATGAATACCTGAGAGTTGAGAGAAGAAATTGGGTTAGGTTTAGGGTCAGGGTCAGATGGTCAAGAGTCTCCCTGCAATGGGGGAGAACTCGCTtggacccctgggtggggaagatgccctagagaatggaatggctacccactccattattgttAAAACTGAGATcagcatcctgtcccatcacctcgaggcaaatagatggggtaaaaaatggaaacaatggcagactttgttgtcatgggctccaaaatcattgtggatggtgactgcagccatgaaattaaaagacgtctgcttgctccttggaagaaaagctatgagaaacctagacagcatatgaaaaagcagagacaacactttgctgacCATAgtccgtatagttaaagctatggtttttccagtagccatgtacagatgtgaaagttggatgataaagaaggcgGAGTGCcttggaattgtggtgctggagaagactcttgcgagtcccctgcagagcaagatcaaaccagtcaatcctaaaggaaatcaaccctgaatattcattggaaggactcatgttgaagctatagctccaatactctggccacctgatgcaaagagccaaatcattggaaaagactctgatgctgggaaagattgagggcaggaggagaaggggtcaatagaggatggcattaccaacacaatgacatgagttgagcaaactccaggagatactgaagggcagggaagcctgcgtgttgcagtccatggaatcaaaaagagtcggacacaactgagtgactgaataaggaacagcaaccagtattcttgcctgaagaattccatggacagaggagcctggcaggctatattccatggggtcacaaagagttctgATGCTAcggagggactaacactttcacttcagtatATCATGACTGCGGGTAATGGTAGTTACCTGGACcatgtgacattttttttttcattctttttccagtaactttccaatttttcatagtaataaatatttgtgggaagcagccttccctggtggcaagtaagcccatgcactacaactactgagcccacatgctgctgCAGAGGAAGCTGCTTTTAGACTTTAACAAAGGTCCAGTGCAGGCCAGAACTTTAAAAGTgagtgttttatatacatatatataaagatcaATGTCAAGCAAAACATAAACACAAACTTAATATTCTATTCCATATCTAACAGCTGACAGATTCACAAAATACTGAATTCACAAGTGTTTTATTGTGATTTATAGtaagaaaaatatatgcatgcatatgtatatgtgtgtggggggtggggtcttcccaggtggcacagtgataaagaggccacctgccaaagcaggagacacaagagatggaagagatgtgcgtttgatccctgggttgggaagatctcctggaggaggaaatggcaaccctctcaaatattcttacctggaaaactccgtggacagaggagcttggtaggctacagtccatggggttgcaaagagtcaaacacaactg from Cervus canadensis isolate Bull #8, Minnesota chromosome 1, ASM1932006v1, whole genome shotgun sequence includes:
- the LOC122452764 gene encoding regulator of nonsense transcripts 3A-like; amino-acid sequence: MTAQRREWISRTGGSQRLRGGSCYLGSEPGEKLSPVKSQFSREAPLGKSKAPLASSFGCGGSTGKPCQLKRTALSRIRQEHKYRCPGSRGAGA